The genomic interval tttaatcaataccgttgatctatttttatcggacgactgtgattaaattatactactaacaatactaggtgtagtagaaatttaaaggggtaatatcgtcctttttattatgatctttattgcaaaaaatataaaattataaaatactgctaatcaagtaattaataaaatataaaaatacttctTTTCTACcggtagtataatactgcaGAGAGTTGCccttaaataatatatggatACTCAACTTTTTGAAAGTTTCACTCGATGTATATCCAAAAGCAACATGTTTTCATGACTGACTTTGGATATCAACAAATTTGCAGGTAAAATACCAATGGAAATTGGCAATTTGACTGCACTACAAGAACTCGATCTGAGGAACAATCACTTAGAAGGTGAGCTGCCTGCAACAATCTCATCACTCCAAAGCCTCTCATACCTTGCCTTGGGAACCAATAGGTTAATTGGTGCCCTACCACCAGATTTTGGCAGACTGCAACCACTCGCCGTCATTGGGTTGGCCAACAATAACTTTTCAGGAACATTGCCTCATGACATGTAGAACCCATGCATTGGAATTATTGGCTGTGAACAACAACTTCTCAGGCATGCTACCACCCTGCATCCGTAATTGCTTCAAACTCTGCGCTCTCAGGCTGGCGCAAAACAACTTCTCCGGAAATATATCACAGGTTCTTGGAGTCCATCCCGAGCTAACTGTTCTTGATTTCTCTGAGAATCAATGGAGTGGAATATTACCAGCAGCTTTCTGTTCGTTTAGTTCTCTACAAATCCTTGACTTATCCGATAATAATCTGTTTGGAGAACTCCCTAATTGTTGGTGGGACCTCAAAAGCCTCCAATATATGGGTTTGTCAAGAAACAGATTTTCAGGGAATCTTCCAGATACCAGGAACCATACTTCGCTCAAATCACTGCACTTGGCAAACAACCTTTTCTCTGGGGGTTTTCCATCTGCCTTGAAGAAATTTGGACGGTTGGTTACACTTGATCTGGGAGAGAATAAGTACTATGGCACAATTCCTTCATGGTTAGGTGTAAGAAATCCTATGCTACAGTTTCTCCGACTCCGATCAAATATGTTTCGCGGTAATATTTCGTGCCAGTTAGCACAACTCTTCAAACTTCAGTTACTTGATTTagctaataataaaattataggttCTATACCAAGAGGGTTCGCTAACTTGACATCCATGATGGAACCAAAAacagaaatatttatgataCTACCCGAAAATAGTACCAATTATCCATATTTCGATAGAATTAGTGCAAATTGGAAAGGGCAAGATAATGTCTTTCAAAGAACAGTCACACTGTTGACCGGCATCGATTTATCATGCAATTTCCTTTCTGGTGGCATCCCTAAGGGGTTGCCAAATCTTCAAGGCCTCCTATTGCTAAACTTATCAAGAAATCATCTATCTGGTGGTATCCCTACAGATATTGGTAATTTGAAGTTCGTTGAATCCCTTGACTTCTCTTGGAACCAACTGTCAGGCTCCATACCATCCA from Oryza brachyantha chromosome 3, ObraRS2, whole genome shotgun sequence carries:
- the LOC102714445 gene encoding LRR receptor-like serine/threonine-protein kinase GSO1 → MRTLEFLSMSRNNLTGSFPQFISNCTDLVRPDLSHNAFNGTIPEMLVEMAPNLMYLNLTWNSFSRTIPRSLVHLKRLQELQLASNKLTGGIPDMLTTMSGLRVRRLGNNFLTGSIPMSIGPIPPSIGDMKLLQIMRLSQNNLTGMIPPEISHMAALQALYLEENQLEGKIPMEIGNLTALQELDLRNNHLEGMLPPCIRNCFKLCALRLAQNNFSGNISQVLGVHPELTVLDFSENQWSGILPAAFCSFSSLQILDLSDNNLFGELPNCWWDLKSLQYMGLSRNRFSGNLPDTRNHTSLKSLHLANNLFSGGFPSALKKFGRLVTLDLGENKYYGTIPSWLGVRNPMLQFLRLRSNMFRGNISCQLAQLFKLQLLDLANNKIIGSIPRGFANLTSMMEPKTEIFMILPENSTNYPYFDRISANWKGQDNVFQRTVTLLTGIDLSCNFLSGGIPKGLPNLQGLLLLNLSRNHLSGGIPTDIGNLKFVESLDFSWNQLSGSIPSSFSNLMSLSSLNLSHNLLSGKIPTGHQLQTFEDPSIYDHNAGLCGFPLSIACSDDPSPVPAFDKQDTQWLPYWEIGGFIFGFWLCIGVLFFSERCRTMIFYHVDRMQIMVMQKIAA